One Methylobacterium sp. AMS5 genomic region harbors:
- a CDS encoding branched-chain amino acid ABC transporter permease — MTYLFQILNGIGLGMLYFLLAVGLSIIFGLLQFVNFAHGAFYLLGAYLAYEGVERGLSFWVAMPLAAVIVAALAGVTERLLLRRVYKLPHTFHILVTVGLALVVQEFVIIVWGPLGGNVAAPDELSGVMILGDFIYPQYRLFVIGFTAILAAALWWLLDRTRLGAIVRAGSESPQNMALLGYDTLSINTAIFALGAGLAGLAGALAAPMRGVEPFMGVEALGIAFVVVVIGGMGSYAGALAAGILVGVAQSLMATLWPEGARLVIYLGMAGIIMAMPRGLLGRA; from the coding sequence GTGACCTATCTCTTTCAGATCCTGAACGGCATCGGCCTCGGGATGCTTTATTTCCTGCTGGCGGTAGGATTGAGCATCATCTTCGGGTTGCTGCAATTCGTGAACTTCGCTCACGGGGCATTCTACCTGCTCGGCGCCTATCTGGCCTACGAAGGGGTCGAGCGGGGTCTGAGTTTCTGGGTAGCGATGCCTTTGGCGGCCGTGATCGTCGCGGCACTTGCCGGAGTGACGGAACGGCTGCTCCTGCGCCGGGTCTACAAGCTGCCTCATACCTTCCACATCCTCGTGACGGTCGGGCTCGCCCTCGTGGTGCAGGAGTTCGTCATCATCGTCTGGGGGCCGCTCGGCGGCAACGTGGCGGCGCCCGACGAACTGAGCGGCGTCATGATCCTCGGCGACTTCATCTATCCCCAGTACCGGCTCTTCGTGATCGGCTTCACGGCGATTCTCGCCGCCGCCCTGTGGTGGCTCCTGGATCGGACGCGCCTCGGGGCCATCGTACGGGCCGGCTCAGAATCGCCGCAGAACATGGCGCTGCTCGGCTACGATACGTTGAGCATCAACACGGCCATCTTCGCCCTCGGTGCGGGGCTCGCCGGGCTCGCCGGTGCGCTCGCGGCCCCGATGCGGGGCGTCGAGCCCTTCATGGGCGTCGAGGCGCTCGGGATCGCCTTCGTGGTGGTGGTGATCGGCGGGATGGGCAGCTACGCGGGGGCGCTCGCCGCCGGCATCCTGGTGGGCGTCGCTCAGAGCTTGATGGCGACGCTCTGGCCCGAGGGCGCGCGCCTCGTGATCTATCTTGGCATGGCCGGCATCATCATGGCGATGCCGCGCGGCCTGCTCGGCCGGGCCTGA
- a CDS encoding CoA-acylating methylmalonate-semialdehyde dehydrogenase, translating into MTTAINHYIGGRTVAGTSGRSAPVFNPATGEETGRVALADTADVNAAVASAKAAAPGWAKTTPLRRARILNAFLRIAEDRIDELAALITAEHGKVLSDAKGEIQRGLEVVEFATAAPQLLKGEVTENVGTRVDSHSLRQPLGVVAGITPFNFPVMVPMWMFPVALACGNCFVLKPSERDPSPALLVAAWLKEAGLPDGVFNVVHGDKAAVDALLHHPDIAAVSFVGSTPIARYIYATATAQGKRAQCLGGAKNHMIIMPDADLDQAVDALMGAAYGSAGERCMAISVAVPVGERTADALIERLIPKVRALKVGPGTDPDSEMGPLVTRQHYEKVRGYIDRGVAEGAELLVDGRDLKLQGYEAGYFVGGSLFDRVTPDMTIYKEEIFGPVLAVTRAPDYATAARLINEHEFGNGTAIFTRDGDAAREFAHAIEVGMVGINVPIPVPMAFHSFGGWKASLFGDHHMHGPEGVRFYTRLKTITTRWPTGIRAGADFVMPTMS; encoded by the coding sequence ATGACCACTGCGATCAACCACTACATCGGCGGGAGAACCGTCGCCGGCACCAGCGGGCGCAGCGCCCCCGTCTTCAACCCCGCCACGGGCGAGGAGACCGGTCGCGTCGCCCTCGCCGACACGGCGGACGTGAACGCCGCGGTGGCGTCGGCCAAGGCCGCCGCCCCCGGCTGGGCGAAGACCACACCCCTGCGCCGCGCCCGCATCCTCAACGCCTTCCTGCGGATCGCCGAGGATCGCATCGACGAGCTCGCCGCCCTCATCACCGCCGAGCACGGCAAGGTGCTCTCGGACGCCAAGGGCGAGATCCAGCGCGGGCTCGAGGTGGTGGAGTTCGCGACCGCCGCGCCGCAACTCCTCAAGGGCGAGGTGACGGAGAACGTCGGCACCCGCGTCGACAGCCACTCCCTGCGCCAGCCGCTCGGCGTGGTCGCCGGCATCACGCCGTTCAACTTCCCCGTCATGGTGCCGATGTGGATGTTTCCCGTGGCGCTCGCCTGCGGCAACTGCTTCGTCCTGAAGCCTTCCGAGCGCGACCCGTCCCCCGCCCTGCTGGTGGCCGCCTGGCTCAAGGAGGCGGGCCTGCCCGACGGCGTGTTCAACGTGGTCCACGGCGACAAGGCGGCGGTGGACGCCCTCCTGCACCATCCCGACATCGCCGCCGTCAGCTTCGTCGGCTCGACCCCGATCGCCCGCTACATCTACGCCACGGCCACCGCCCAGGGTAAGCGCGCCCAGTGCCTCGGCGGCGCCAAGAACCACATGATCATCATGCCCGACGCCGACCTCGACCAGGCGGTGGACGCCCTGATGGGCGCGGCCTACGGCTCGGCCGGCGAGCGCTGCATGGCGATCTCGGTGGCGGTGCCGGTCGGCGAGCGGACCGCCGACGCACTGATCGAGCGGCTGATCCCGAAGGTGCGCGCCCTCAAGGTCGGCCCCGGCACCGACCCGGACTCCGAGATGGGTCCGCTGGTGACACGCCAGCACTACGAGAAGGTGCGCGGCTACATCGACCGGGGCGTGGCCGAGGGCGCAGAGCTCCTGGTCGACGGGCGCGACCTCAAGCTCCAGGGTTACGAGGCGGGCTACTTCGTCGGCGGCTCGCTGTTCGACCGGGTGACGCCCGACATGACGATCTACAAGGAGGAGATCTTCGGCCCCGTCCTCGCCGTCACCCGGGCACCCGACTACGCCACCGCCGCGCGCCTCATCAACGAACACGAGTTCGGCAACGGCACCGCGATCTTCACCCGCGACGGCGACGCGGCGCGCGAATTCGCCCACGCGATCGAGGTCGGCATGGTCGGCATCAACGTGCCGATCCCGGTGCCGATGGCCTTCCACTCCTTCGGCGGCTGGAAGGCCTCGCTCTTCGGCGACCACCACATGCACGGCCCCGAGGGCGTGCGCTTCTACACCCGGCTCAAGACCATCACGACCCGCTGGCCGACCGGCATCCGCGCCGGCGCCGACTTCGTCATGCCGACGATGAGCTGA
- a CDS encoding phage holin family protein, giving the protein MNEQTIRKGQPGEDPRTTAVLILVAIREASAHLGKLLRLARTEVRGNLRMLALLVLLFGGALLLVLASLVLFLIALRDALAALIGDDALAALIVAMPFVAATAILTRLGFKWMSLRAPVG; this is encoded by the coding sequence TTGAACGAACAGACCATTCGAAAAGGTCAGCCGGGTGAAGATCCTCGCACCACCGCCGTCCTGATCCTCGTCGCGATACGCGAGGCCAGCGCTCATCTTGGCAAGCTGCTCCGGCTGGCGCGAACGGAAGTCCGCGGCAACCTCCGTATGCTCGCCCTGCTTGTGCTCCTGTTCGGCGGGGCGCTCCTGTTGGTGCTCGCCTCGCTGGTCCTGTTTCTGATCGCCTTGCGGGACGCATTGGCTGCGCTGATCGGCGACGACGCGCTGGCGGCGTTGATCGTGGCCATGCCGTTCGTCGCCGCCACAGCGATTCTGACGCGCCTTGGCTTCAAGTGGATGAGCCTACGCGCGCCGGTCGGCTGA
- a CDS encoding aspartate aminotransferase family protein, whose translation MDPHTAANSPSLDAYWMPFTANRQFKAAPRMLASAKDMHYTATDGRSVLDGTAGLWCVNAGHGRQDIASAVERQLTTLDFAPSFQMGHPAAFDFAERLAAIAPGGPEAKLDRVFFTGSGSESVDTALKIALAYQRAIGQGTRTKLIGRERGYHGVGFGGISVGGLVNNRRVFPLLPGVDHLRHTHDLERNAFTHGLPEHGADLADDLERLVALHGAETIAACIVEPVAGSTGVLLPPKGYLERLRAICDRHGILLIFDEVITGFGRLGTPFATDYFGVVPDLVTTAKGLTNGALPMGAVFCARAVHDALMHGPEAVIELFHGYTYSGHPVACAAGLATLDIYEREGLLTRAAELADAWAGTMHGLRAAGHVIDIRTIGLVAGIELAPRPGAPGARAYDVFVDCFERGLLIRVTGDIIALSPPLIVDPEQIDTMASILGDAIARAA comes from the coding sequence ATGGACCCGCACACAGCCGCGAACTCACCGAGCCTTGACGCCTACTGGATGCCGTTCACAGCCAATCGCCAGTTCAAGGCGGCACCCCGGATGCTCGCCTCCGCCAAGGACATGCACTACACGGCCACAGACGGGCGCAGCGTTCTCGACGGAACCGCCGGCCTCTGGTGCGTCAATGCCGGACACGGACGCCAGGACATCGCCTCGGCGGTGGAGCGCCAACTCACCACCCTCGATTTCGCGCCCTCGTTCCAGATGGGGCACCCCGCCGCCTTTGACTTCGCCGAGCGACTGGCCGCCATCGCGCCGGGCGGCCCCGAAGCGAAGCTCGACCGGGTGTTCTTTACCGGTTCGGGGTCGGAATCCGTCGATACCGCCCTCAAGATCGCGCTCGCCTACCAGCGCGCCATCGGCCAGGGCACGCGCACCAAACTGATCGGGCGCGAGCGCGGCTATCACGGGGTCGGCTTCGGCGGCATCTCGGTGGGCGGCCTCGTCAACAACCGTCGCGTCTTTCCGCTTCTGCCGGGCGTCGATCACCTGCGCCACACCCACGACCTGGAGCGCAATGCCTTCACCCATGGCCTGCCGGAGCATGGGGCGGACCTCGCGGACGACCTCGAGCGCCTCGTCGCCCTTCACGGGGCCGAGACCATCGCAGCCTGCATCGTCGAGCCCGTCGCCGGCTCCACGGGCGTGCTTCTGCCGCCCAAGGGCTATCTCGAGCGTCTGCGGGCGATCTGCGACCGGCATGGAATCCTGCTGATCTTCGACGAGGTCATCACCGGGTTCGGCCGCCTCGGCACGCCCTTCGCCACGGATTACTTCGGCGTCGTTCCCGACCTCGTCACCACCGCCAAGGGCCTCACGAACGGCGCCCTGCCGATGGGCGCCGTGTTCTGTGCGCGGGCGGTGCACGATGCGCTGATGCACGGCCCCGAGGCGGTGATCGAGCTGTTTCACGGCTATACCTATTCGGGTCATCCCGTGGCCTGCGCCGCCGGCCTCGCCACCCTCGACATCTACGAGCGGGAAGGCCTGCTGACGCGCGCCGCCGAGCTTGCGGACGCGTGGGCCGGCACGATGCATGGCCTGCGCGCCGCCGGCCACGTCATCGACATCCGCACCATCGGCCTCGTCGCCGGAATCGAACTGGCGCCCCGGCCCGGTGCGCCGGGCGCACGGGCCTACGACGTCTTCGTCGATTGCTTCGAACGCGGCCTGCTCATCCGCGTCACGGGCGACATCATCGCCCTGTCGCCGCCGTTGATCGTGGACCCCGAGCAAATCGACACGATGGCGTCGATTCTCGGCGATGCCATCGCCCGCGCCGCCTGA
- a CDS encoding D-amino acid dehydrogenase — MHVMILGGGVVGVTSAYYLARAGHQVTVLDRQPGAGLETSFANAGQISPGYSAPWAAPGIPVKALKWLMMRHRPLVMWPRVEPRLYGWLARMLANCTEEAYARNKGRMVRLAEFSRDALRELRAETGIAYDHREKGTLQIFRTAKQLDQVGNDTAVLDAYGVPYEVLDVAGCIRAEPALARVGATIVGGLRLPADETGDAYLFTTSLAALCEKLGVTFRYGTAIAGLRDAGGSVTGIVTATGEVLTADAYVAAMGSYTPMLLRPLGIDLPVYPVKGYSLTLPVMDPEGAPVSTVMDETFKVGITRLGDRIRVGGTAELAGFSHTLRGPRRATLERSVRDLFPGGGDPTAGTFWTGLRPMTPDGTPIVGPTRFANLFTNTGHGTLGWTMACGSGRMLADVVSGSAPPIPAADFALARYARAV; from the coding sequence ATGCACGTCATGATCCTCGGAGGCGGCGTCGTCGGCGTCACCTCGGCCTATTACCTCGCCCGCGCCGGCCATCAGGTGACGGTTCTGGATCGCCAGCCCGGCGCCGGCCTGGAGACCAGCTTCGCCAATGCGGGCCAGATCTCCCCGGGCTACTCGGCGCCCTGGGCCGCGCCCGGCATCCCGGTCAAGGCGCTGAAATGGCTGATGATGCGCCATCGGCCCCTGGTGATGTGGCCCCGGGTGGAGCCGCGGCTCTACGGCTGGCTCGCGCGGATGCTGGCGAACTGCACGGAGGAGGCCTACGCCCGCAACAAGGGCCGGATGGTCCGCCTCGCCGAGTTCAGCCGCGATGCCTTGCGCGAACTCAGGGCCGAGACCGGCATCGCCTACGACCACCGCGAGAAGGGCACGCTCCAGATCTTCCGTACGGCCAAGCAGCTCGATCAGGTCGGCAATGACACGGCGGTGCTCGACGCCTACGGGGTCCCCTACGAGGTTCTCGATGTCGCCGGCTGCATCCGGGCCGAACCGGCTCTGGCGAGGGTTGGCGCAACCATCGTCGGAGGCCTGCGGCTGCCCGCCGACGAGACCGGGGACGCCTACCTCTTCACGACCTCCCTCGCCGCACTCTGCGAGAAGCTCGGCGTCACCTTCCGCTACGGCACGGCCATCGCCGGCCTGCGCGACGCCGGCGGGTCCGTCACGGGGATCGTCACCGCTACGGGCGAGGTGCTCACCGCCGACGCCTACGTCGCCGCCATGGGCAGCTACACGCCGATGCTGCTGCGGCCCCTCGGGATCGACCTCCCGGTCTATCCGGTGAAGGGCTATTCCCTGACGCTGCCTGTCATGGACCCCGAGGGGGCTCCCGTCTCGACGGTGATGGATGAGACCTTCAAGGTCGGGATCACGCGCCTGGGCGACCGCATCCGGGTTGGCGGCACGGCCGAACTCGCGGGCTTCAGCCACACCCTGCGGGGACCCCGCCGGGCGACCCTTGAGCGCTCGGTCCGCGATCTGTTCCCGGGGGGTGGCGATCCGACGGCGGGCACGTTCTGGACGGGCCTGCGGCCGATGACACCGGACGGCACGCCGATCGTTGGTCCGACACGGTTCGCCAACCTCTTCACCAATACCGGTCACGGTACCTTGGGCTGGACCATGGCCTGCGGCTCCGGCCGCATGCTCGCCGACGTGGTCTCGGGCAGCGCCCCGCCGATCCCGGCCGCCGACTTCGCCCTGGCCCGCTACGCCAGGGCCGTATGA
- the alr gene encoding alanine racemase: protein MPALARTAPIASAGPPVPATASAVLTVDLAALAANYCALRAMAARAACAAVVKADAYGLGIERVAPALARAGCRSFFVAHAEEGLALRRILGPAPGISILHGLPSGTEGECHAHDLTPVLNDDGQRAAWCALASRLGRRLPAILQIDSGMARFGFSPDEAAACLDTGGFDGLDLRLVMSHLACADRPDDPANAAQRTVFDAFRTRLPGVPASLAASSGTFLSADFHYDLIRPGAALYGIAPQAGRPNPMRPVVGLAARVMQVRQVPAGTAVGYGHTARVARDSRLATVAIGYADGFLRSASGRGEVWQDGHRLPILGRVSMDSIVIDATDAPPGAVAPGSWIEVVGRARSLDAVADAAGTIGYEVLTSLGHRFHRHYRDA from the coding sequence TTGCCTGCCCTCGCCCGCACCGCTCCCATCGCGTCCGCTGGACCTCCCGTACCGGCGACGGCCAGCGCCGTCCTGACGGTCGACCTCGCGGCGCTCGCCGCCAACTACTGCGCCCTGCGGGCCATGGCTGCGCGGGCGGCGTGCGCCGCCGTTGTCAAGGCGGATGCCTACGGTCTGGGGATCGAACGCGTCGCCCCCGCCCTGGCGCGGGCGGGCTGCCGCTCCTTCTTCGTCGCCCATGCCGAGGAGGGCCTCGCGTTGCGCAGGATTCTCGGACCGGCCCCCGGGATCTCGATCCTGCACGGCCTTCCGTCCGGCACCGAGGGGGAGTGCCATGCGCACGATCTCACGCCGGTCCTGAACGACGACGGGCAGCGAGCCGCCTGGTGTGCCCTCGCGTCCCGGCTCGGACGACGCCTGCCGGCGATCCTGCAGATCGACAGCGGCATGGCCCGGTTCGGCTTCTCCCCGGACGAGGCCGCCGCCTGCCTCGACACGGGCGGGTTCGACGGCCTCGACCTGCGCCTTGTGATGAGCCATCTCGCCTGCGCCGACCGACCGGACGATCCGGCGAATGCCGCGCAGCGGACGGTGTTCGACGCCTTCCGCACCCGCCTGCCCGGGGTCCCTGCGAGCCTCGCGGCCTCCTCCGGCACATTCCTGAGCGCGGACTTCCATTACGATCTCATCCGGCCGGGAGCCGCCCTCTACGGGATCGCCCCCCAGGCCGGGCGCCCCAACCCCATGCGGCCCGTCGTCGGCCTCGCGGCGCGCGTGATGCAGGTCCGGCAGGTACCGGCCGGGACCGCGGTGGGCTACGGCCACACGGCCCGCGTCGCGCGCGACAGCCGCTTGGCCACGGTGGCCATCGGCTATGCGGACGGCTTCCTGCGCAGCGCCTCGGGCCGCGGCGAGGTCTGGCAGGACGGCCACCGCCTGCCCATCCTGGGCCGCGTCTCGATGGACAGCATCGTGATCGACGCGACGGATGCCCCCCCCGGCGCCGTCGCCCCGGGAAGCTGGATCGAGGTCGTCGGCCGGGCGCGCAGCCTCGATGCCGTGGCCGACGCCGCCGGCACGATCGGGTACGAGGTTCTCACGAGCCTCGGCCATCGCTTCCACCGCCACTATCGCGACGCCTGA
- a CDS encoding Lrp/AsnC family transcriptional regulator, with the protein MDDIDRRIIRMLRANGRISNADLAEAVGLSASACHRRVGLLESSGVIRGYTALIEAPSEEGGLVVLTQFTLDRQTEEFLNQFEAAVRRCPEVQDCYLMTGIADYLVKLKVRDAADYERLHKEVLSRLPGVSRLQSSFAIRTIVSPASRI; encoded by the coding sequence ATGGACGACATTGATCGGCGCATCATCCGCATGCTCAGGGCGAACGGCCGCATCAGCAACGCGGACCTCGCGGAGGCCGTGGGCCTATCGGCGTCCGCCTGCCACCGAAGGGTGGGATTGCTGGAAAGTTCGGGGGTCATACGCGGATACACGGCGCTGATCGAAGCACCGTCCGAGGAGGGCGGACTGGTCGTGCTCACGCAGTTCACCCTCGACCGGCAGACCGAGGAGTTCCTTAACCAATTCGAGGCCGCGGTGCGCCGCTGCCCGGAGGTTCAGGATTGTTATTTGATGACCGGAATCGCCGATTATTTGGTCAAGCTCAAAGTGAGGGATGCGGCCGACTACGAGCGGTTGCACAAGGAGGTGCTTTCTCGGCTTCCCGGTGTCTCACGCCTACAATCCAGCTTCGCGATCCGGACAATTGTGTCACCGGCGAGCAGGATTTGA
- a CDS encoding ABC transporter substrate-binding protein produces MLRSARAADGPLVIGAPLPISGAFAANGKFASLGAAFAAREAAAALGRKIVVTDIDTEGKPAPAARKLQEAMAQGTRLFAGGILSSEALVMGKEATKSDGVFITTAGADEITGSDCNRGTFRWSVPTFGAIAQTVRPLIEQMPQAKRWYTITPQYVFGEGLLSAAKVVFQEKGIEHVGNSYHSLAEKEFSGYLTNAIAAKPDVLLLLNFGSQSSDALRQAVSFGLKKRMTIVLAWASGLEQFEALGADLCEGVYFGVQYWHGIDSPLNKELVSKLRESAKMTPNYSFAGSYQITKLLLDAVAKAGSAESPAVIKALEGLGYSGLTGHEEIRAADHQIIKDYYLLKGKAKSAMKDKDDFADVVTAGKSFLSPESAGCKMQQG; encoded by the coding sequence TTGCTGCGAAGTGCCCGCGCGGCCGATGGGCCTCTCGTCATCGGGGCACCGCTGCCCATCTCCGGAGCTTTCGCCGCCAACGGCAAATTCGCGTCCCTCGGCGCCGCGTTTGCCGCCCGGGAGGCTGCCGCGGCGCTCGGGCGCAAGATCGTGGTCACGGACATCGACACCGAGGGCAAGCCGGCACCGGCCGCTCGCAAGCTGCAGGAGGCCATGGCGCAGGGGACGCGTCTGTTCGCCGGCGGCATCCTATCGTCGGAAGCCCTGGTGATGGGCAAGGAAGCGACGAAGTCGGACGGCGTCTTCATCACCACGGCGGGGGCGGACGAGATCACCGGTTCGGACTGCAACCGCGGCACCTTCCGCTGGAGCGTGCCGACCTTCGGGGCCATCGCGCAGACCGTGCGGCCGCTGATCGAGCAGATGCCGCAGGCCAAGCGCTGGTACACCATCACGCCGCAATACGTGTTCGGCGAGGGCCTGCTGAGCGCCGCCAAGGTGGTGTTCCAGGAGAAGGGCATCGAGCATGTCGGCAACAGCTACCACTCGCTGGCCGAGAAGGAATTCAGCGGCTACCTGACCAATGCCATCGCGGCCAAGCCCGACGTGCTGCTGCTTCTCAATTTCGGTTCGCAATCCTCGGATGCGCTCCGTCAGGCCGTCAGCTTCGGCCTCAAGAAGCGCATGACCATTGTGCTGGCCTGGGCTTCGGGCCTGGAGCAATTCGAGGCTCTGGGGGCAGATCTGTGCGAGGGGGTCTACTTCGGAGTGCAGTACTGGCACGGCATCGATTCGCCCCTCAACAAGGAGTTGGTGTCAAAGCTCCGTGAAAGCGCGAAGATGACGCCGAACTACTCCTTCGCCGGCTCCTACCAGATCACCAAGCTGCTTCTCGACGCCGTCGCGAAGGCCGGCTCCGCGGAAAGCCCTGCCGTCATCAAAGCTCTGGAGGGCCTCGGCTATTCCGGATTGACGGGGCATGAGGAGATTCGTGCCGCCGATCACCAGATCATCAAGGACTACTACCTGCTGAAAGGCAAGGCGAAGTCCGCAATGAAGGATAAGGACGACTTTGCCGACGTCGTGACCGCCGGCAAGTCCTTCCTTTCTCCCGAATCTGCCGGCTGCAAGATGCAGCAAGGGTGA
- a CDS encoding cupin domain-containing protein, whose amino-acid sequence MSIDLGARLRYVRGLHGLSQRALAKRTGVPNSTISLIESNGVNPSVGALKRILDGVPIGLSEFFAVEPESPRKAFYRADELTEIGKGPISYRQVGDTLFGRSLQILKERYEPGADTGRVPLVHEGEEGGIILSGRLEVFVDDERRILGPGDAYFFESRRPHRFRCVGPVACEVVSACTPPTF is encoded by the coding sequence ATGAGCATCGATCTTGGTGCACGGCTGCGTTACGTGCGCGGCCTTCACGGCCTCTCGCAACGCGCCCTCGCCAAGCGCACGGGTGTGCCGAACTCGACGATCTCCCTCATCGAGTCGAACGGGGTGAACCCTTCCGTCGGTGCCCTGAAGCGCATCCTCGACGGCGTCCCCATCGGCTTGTCCGAGTTTTTCGCGGTCGAGCCGGAGAGCCCGCGCAAGGCCTTCTACCGGGCCGACGAACTCACCGAGATCGGCAAGGGACCGATCTCCTACCGTCAGGTCGGCGATACGTTGTTCGGGCGATCGCTGCAGATCCTCAAGGAACGTTACGAACCCGGCGCCGATACGGGCCGGGTGCCCCTCGTCCATGAGGGCGAGGAGGGCGGCATCATCCTATCGGGCCGGCTCGAGGTGTTCGTGGACGACGAGCGCCGGATTCTCGGTCCCGGCGACGCCTACTTCTTCGAGAGCCGCCGTCCTCACCGCTTCCGCTGCGTCGGTCCGGTCGCCTGCGAGGTGGTCAGTGCTTGCACGCCGCCAACGTTCTAG
- a CDS encoding endonuclease/exonuclease/phosphatase family protein, whose protein sequence is MDYLSIALKIVALLLIVATLLPLIPTNFGIIRSLDFPRLQIAVALAVSSVGLLAISRDGTALTLAASMVAALALQASYILPFTRVAAPQAKAAESCRPGDRISLLVLNVLQSNRAYGAALDLIAAKAPDLVLLLETDAGWHAAMAPLHAHYPHRVEHPQDNTYGLLFYSRLPLRDPTIRFLLQEDVPSLRTTVVLPSGEPVTFYGLHPRPPHPGHSSAPRDAELVVVAREVAKTKGSTIVAGDLNDVAWSHTNRLFQNISGLLDPRHGRGLFSTFHAQYPFARWPLDHIFFSEHFLLSDMQRLNDVGSDHFPIWVDLCRAPQAPARQDAPEASEQDHRDAQKAIEAVQ, encoded by the coding sequence TTGGATTATTTGTCGATCGCCTTGAAAATTGTCGCGCTACTGCTGATTGTCGCGACGTTGCTACCCTTGATTCCGACGAACTTTGGTATCATCCGCAGCCTGGACTTTCCCCGGCTTCAGATCGCGGTCGCGCTGGCTGTCAGCAGCGTCGGGCTTCTCGCGATCTCCCGGGACGGCACGGCTCTGACTCTGGCCGCCTCCATGGTCGCAGCTCTTGCCCTGCAAGCCAGCTACATCCTGCCGTTCACGCGCGTGGCGGCGCCCCAGGCAAAGGCAGCGGAGTCGTGTCGTCCGGGTGACCGCATCAGCCTCCTCGTCCTCAACGTGCTCCAATCGAACCGCGCGTACGGTGCGGCGCTCGATCTCATTGCTGCCAAGGCGCCCGATCTGGTGTTGCTGCTCGAAACCGATGCGGGATGGCACGCCGCGATGGCTCCGCTGCACGCGCATTATCCGCATCGCGTCGAACACCCGCAGGACAACACCTACGGCCTGCTGTTCTATTCCCGCCTTCCCTTGCGCGATCCGACAATCCGCTTCCTGTTGCAGGAGGACGTTCCGTCGTTACGCACAACGGTGGTTCTGCCCAGCGGCGAGCCGGTCACGTTCTACGGGCTGCACCCACGGCCGCCCCATCCGGGCCATAGCAGCGCGCCGCGCGATGCCGAGCTCGTCGTGGTCGCCCGAGAGGTCGCGAAAACCAAGGGTTCGACCATCGTCGCCGGCGACCTCAACGACGTGGCCTGGTCACACACGAATCGACTGTTCCAGAACATCAGCGGCCTTCTCGATCCCCGTCACGGGCGCGGCCTGTTCTCGACCTTCCATGCGCAATATCCGTTTGCACGCTGGCCCCTCGACCACATCTTTTTCAGCGAGCATTTTCTCTTGAGCGACATGCAGCGCCTGAACGATGTCGGGTCCGATCATTTCCCGATTTGGGTCGATCTATGCCGGGCGCCGCAGGCACCGGCGCGACAAGACGCACCCGAAGCCTCCGAGCAGGATCATCGGGATGCCCAGAAGGCGATCGAGGCGGTGCAGTGA
- a CDS encoding L,D-transpeptidase, whose product MTIDGGHADAGGSDETALLGCRSRRLGRRSFLVGSAATLGAFGLGGCVTSDGTMLADAAKVYGPMPDEKFPIPAVDISKVNPKYYRRTVRYETKEAAGTIIVDPRNYYVYRVEGDGSATRYGANVGRDGFLWSGDAYVGRKSEWATWTPPKEMIRRQPEAAQYARGMPGGLDNPLGARTLHLYQGGAYTLYTIYASSDPESIGSGITSGCVGLLSQDMIHLYARTPVKTKVVVLPA is encoded by the coding sequence ATGACGATCGATGGTGGGCACGCCGACGCTGGCGGTTCGGACGAGACCGCTCTGCTCGGATGCCGGTCACGGCGTCTTGGCCGCCGCTCGTTTCTGGTCGGCTCGGCTGCCACCCTCGGCGCATTCGGGCTCGGTGGTTGCGTGACGTCCGACGGCACGATGCTTGCCGATGCGGCGAAGGTCTACGGACCGATGCCGGACGAGAAATTCCCGATCCCGGCGGTCGATATCAGCAAGGTCAATCCAAAGTATTACCGCCGGACGGTTCGCTACGAGACCAAAGAAGCGGCTGGAACGATCATCGTCGATCCGCGCAACTACTATGTCTACCGCGTCGAGGGCGACGGATCCGCCACCCGCTACGGCGCCAATGTGGGACGCGACGGGTTCTTGTGGAGCGGCGACGCATATGTCGGCCGCAAGTCCGAATGGGCGACTTGGACGCCGCCTAAAGAGATGATCCGGCGTCAGCCCGAAGCCGCTCAATACGCCCGTGGGATGCCGGGCGGCCTCGACAACCCGCTCGGTGCCCGCACCCTGCACCTCTATCAGGGCGGCGCCTACACGCTCTACACGATCTACGCCAGCAGCGACCCCGAATCGATCGGAAGTGGCATCACGAGCGGCTGCGTCGGCTTGCTCAGTCAGGATATGATCCATCTCTACGCGCGAACCCCGGTGAAGACGAAGGTGGTGGTTCTTCCGGCATAG